The following are encoded together in the Kribbella voronezhensis genome:
- a CDS encoding NRAMP family divalent metal transporter: MKKLLAVTLGILTAIGGFVDIGDLVTNALVGARFGMRLAWVVVVGVIGICLYAEMSGRVVAMSGRPVFDLIRERLGRRTGLFALTASFLVTLLTLIAEIGGVALAFELASGVNYLLWMPLAAIAVWLVIWRVKFSHLEKVFGLLGLLLIVFAVALWKLGPNWGQLAHQVTHPVPTGHETWLTYAYYAIALFGAAMTPYEVFFFSSGGVEEKWGRKDLGVERANVYLGFPLGGLLSLAIAGCTAVLFLPAGIKVETLGQVTLPTAVALGKLGLAIVLVGVFAATFGAALETALSCGYTIAQYFGWQWGKFVRPRQASRFHLIIIICLVLSILVLLTAVDPVKVTEYSVVFAAMALPLTYLPILIIANDPDYMGEATNGRVLNFLALIYLGLLLLASIAAIPLMIITKAGQ, encoded by the coding sequence ATGAAGAAGTTGCTCGCCGTCACGCTCGGCATCCTGACGGCGATCGGCGGCTTCGTCGACATCGGGGACCTGGTCACCAACGCGCTGGTCGGCGCCCGGTTCGGGATGCGGCTGGCCTGGGTGGTGGTGGTCGGCGTGATCGGCATCTGCCTGTACGCCGAGATGTCGGGCCGGGTGGTCGCGATGTCGGGACGGCCGGTGTTCGACCTGATTCGCGAGCGGCTCGGCCGGCGTACCGGCTTGTTCGCCCTCACCGCGTCGTTCCTGGTCACGCTGCTGACCCTGATCGCCGAGATCGGTGGCGTGGCGCTGGCCTTCGAACTGGCCAGCGGGGTGAACTACCTGCTCTGGATGCCGCTGGCCGCGATCGCCGTGTGGCTGGTGATCTGGCGGGTCAAGTTCTCCCACCTGGAGAAGGTCTTCGGCCTGCTGGGTCTGTTGCTCATCGTCTTCGCCGTGGCGCTGTGGAAGCTCGGCCCGAACTGGGGCCAACTGGCACACCAGGTCACTCATCCGGTGCCGACCGGTCACGAAACCTGGCTGACCTACGCGTACTACGCGATCGCGTTGTTCGGTGCCGCGATGACGCCGTACGAGGTGTTCTTCTTCTCCTCCGGCGGGGTCGAGGAGAAGTGGGGCCGCAAGGATCTCGGCGTCGAGCGCGCGAACGTCTACCTCGGCTTCCCGCTGGGCGGCCTGCTGTCGCTGGCGATCGCCGGCTGTACTGCGGTGCTCTTCCTGCCGGCCGGGATCAAGGTCGAGACCCTCGGCCAGGTCACCCTTCCGACAGCCGTTGCCTTGGGCAAACTCGGGCTGGCGATCGTGCTGGTCGGCGTGTTCGCGGCCACCTTCGGCGCGGCCCTGGAGACGGCGCTGTCGTGCGGTTACACGATCGCGCAGTACTTCGGGTGGCAGTGGGGCAAGTTCGTCCGGCCGCGGCAGGCCTCCCGGTTCCACCTGATCATCATCATCTGCCTGGTGCTGTCGATCCTGGTCCTGCTGACCGCGGTGGATCCGGTGAAGGTGACGGAGTACTCGGTGGTCTTCGCGGCGATGGCCCTGCCGCTGACCTATCTGCCGATCCTGATCATCGCCAACGATCCCGACTACATGGGCGAGGCGACCAACGGCCGGGTGCTGAACTTCCTGGCCCTGATCTATCTAGGACTGTTGCTGTTGGCATCGATCGCGGCGATACCACTGATGATCATCACGAAGGCGGGGCAATGA
- a CDS encoding dihydrofolate reductase family protein, translating to MGRIVISETITVDGVVQDPTGDDGFERGGWFNTIGAGDREAWALSEFEEAQSAAALLMGRRSYEYFMARGWGSRTGDWADRLRSLPKYVVSSTLEDLEWANSTVLRGEVVTEVSKLKEALDGDIVVYASGRLVPTLMEHGLVDELRLMVYPCIAGAGDRPLASAGKVRDLRLTGSRSVGDGLVLLTYEVAA from the coding sequence ATGGGCAGGATCGTCATCAGCGAGACCATCACGGTCGACGGCGTCGTACAGGACCCGACCGGGGACGACGGCTTCGAGCGCGGCGGCTGGTTCAACACCATCGGCGCCGGGGATCGCGAGGCCTGGGCCTTGTCCGAGTTCGAGGAGGCGCAGAGTGCCGCGGCCCTGCTGATGGGCCGACGCAGCTACGAGTACTTCATGGCGCGGGGCTGGGGCTCGCGGACCGGCGACTGGGCGGACAGGTTGCGAAGCCTGCCGAAGTACGTCGTGTCCTCGACCCTGGAGGACCTCGAGTGGGCCAACTCGACCGTACTGCGCGGAGAGGTGGTGACCGAGGTCTCGAAACTGAAGGAGGCGCTGGACGGGGACATCGTGGTCTACGCCAGCGGCCGACTCGTCCCCACGCTGATGGAACACGGCCTGGTGGACGAACTCCGGTTGATGGTCTACCCGTGTATCGCCGGTGCCGGCGACCGGCCGCTCGCCTCGGCCGGCAAAGTGCGGGACCTGCGGCTCACCGGATCCCGCAGTGTCGGCGACGGCCTCGTCCTGCTCACTTACGAGGTCGCGGCCTGA
- a CDS encoding DinB family protein yields MEAQYGPHRFSGGGDETTAYQGATFEVADLRGARLRDCDLSGVKIIDSTLVDVDISGYVSSLVVNGVDVTAFVESELDRLHPERVQLRSIGSADDFRAMWTTIEQLWAETTARADRLPAPARQPVDNPAGAAEEALDFARKDRGQHQRVDGEWSFAETLRHLIFITDAWASRTILDQERPYHPIGITQSWYRTEDAKALGIDPDANPKYEEVLGVRADRMAVVRRIVDELSDAELGRVCARTPAPGYPEEDRPVSECLWVVMEEEIEHHRYATRDLSTLESR; encoded by the coding sequence ATGGAAGCTCAGTACGGACCGCATCGGTTCTCCGGCGGCGGCGACGAGACCACGGCCTACCAGGGGGCGACCTTCGAGGTCGCGGATCTGCGCGGCGCGAGGTTGCGGGACTGCGATCTGAGCGGGGTCAAGATCATCGACTCCACGCTGGTCGATGTCGACATCTCCGGCTACGTGAGCAGCCTGGTCGTCAACGGCGTCGACGTGACCGCCTTCGTGGAGTCCGAGCTGGACCGGCTTCATCCCGAGCGGGTCCAGCTCCGCTCGATCGGTTCAGCCGACGACTTCCGCGCCATGTGGACCACCATCGAGCAACTCTGGGCAGAGACCACGGCTCGCGCCGACCGACTACCGGCTCCGGCGCGGCAGCCTGTGGATAACCCGGCTGGAGCGGCGGAAGAAGCATTAGACTTTGCAAGGAAGGACAGAGGGCAGCACCAGCGGGTCGACGGCGAGTGGTCGTTCGCCGAGACACTGCGGCACCTCATCTTCATCACCGACGCGTGGGCGAGCCGGACGATCCTCGATCAGGAGCGGCCCTACCATCCGATCGGCATCACCCAGAGCTGGTATCGCACCGAGGACGCGAAGGCCCTCGGTATCGACCCCGACGCGAACCCGAAGTACGAGGAAGTGCTGGGAGTACGGGCCGACCGGATGGCCGTGGTTCGCCGGATCGTCGACGAACTCAGCGATGCCGAGCTGGGGCGGGTCTGCGCGCGGACGCCGGCCCCCGGTTATCCCGAGGAGGATCGGCCCGTGAGCGAATGCCTGTGGGTCGTGATGGAGGAAGAGATCGAGCACCACCGCTACGCAACCCGGGACCTGAGCACGCTGGAATCCCGGTGA
- a CDS encoding GntR family transcriptional regulator — translation MPIPQTQGLVARSLLRDDAYRAIRDAIVDGTLAPGERLSDPELVAWLGISRTPIREALARLEQSGLVQTKPGRFTIVSPLDLRQTRSAQLVAAAMHELAVREAVPLMSDHELSAMREANDRFAKALRANDVDAALKADDDFHDVAVVASANPMLRAVLEQVTPMLRRIERVQFSSLSGRSSVAMHERIITLAAAGDAAAAGLAARENWQTLEPLLAMESERDQ, via the coding sequence ATGCCAATCCCCCAGACCCAGGGCCTCGTTGCCCGGTCCCTGCTGCGCGACGACGCCTACCGGGCGATCCGGGACGCGATCGTCGACGGCACGCTGGCGCCAGGCGAGCGATTGAGCGATCCCGAACTCGTCGCCTGGCTCGGCATCAGCCGTACGCCGATCCGCGAGGCGCTCGCCCGGCTCGAACAGTCCGGGCTGGTGCAGACCAAGCCCGGCAGGTTCACCATCGTGAGCCCCCTGGATCTCCGACAGACGCGATCGGCCCAACTCGTAGCAGCGGCGATGCACGAACTCGCAGTACGGGAAGCCGTTCCGCTCATGTCGGATCACGAACTCTCGGCGATGCGCGAGGCGAACGACCGGTTCGCCAAGGCGTTGCGGGCCAACGACGTCGACGCCGCACTCAAAGCCGACGACGACTTCCACGACGTCGCCGTCGTCGCCAGCGCGAACCCGATGCTGCGCGCAGTACTGGAGCAGGTCACGCCGATGCTGCGCCGGATCGAGCGCGTCCAGTTCTCGTCGCTGTCCGGCCGGTCGTCGGTAGCGATGCACGAGCGGATCATCACCCTGGCAGCGGCCGGCGACGCGGCCGCCGCCGGACTCGCGGCCCGGGAGAACTGGCAGACCCTGGAACCCTTGCTGGCCATGGAATCGGAGCGCGACCAATGA
- a CDS encoding 1-aminocyclopropane-1-carboxylate deaminase, protein MSLSDFPRYPLTFGPSPVHPLKRLSAHLGGAAIWAKREDCNSGLAFGGNKTRKLEYLMPDALARGATHLVTIGGVQSNHTRQVAAVAASLGLKARLVQESWVDWPDPVNDRVGNILLSRIMGAQVELVDAGFGIGFKESWENALEEIRSAGGVPYAIPAGASDHRLGGLGFANWADEVQRQEAELGIFFDTVVVCSVTGSTHAGMIAGFAGQDRPRRVIGIDASAKIEQTRAQVERIARGTAELIGLGRDLRDDEITVLGGWAGEYYGIPVASTLDAIRLTGSLEGVILDPVYEGKSMAGLIDLVSSGDIPRTSNVLYAHLGGQLALNAYSALFKS, encoded by the coding sequence ATGAGCTTGAGCGACTTCCCGCGGTACCCACTGACCTTCGGTCCGAGCCCGGTCCACCCGCTCAAGCGCCTCTCCGCGCACCTCGGCGGCGCGGCGATCTGGGCGAAGCGCGAGGACTGCAACTCGGGCCTCGCGTTCGGCGGCAACAAGACCCGCAAGCTCGAGTACCTAATGCCCGATGCGCTCGCCCGAGGCGCCACCCACCTCGTCACGATCGGCGGGGTGCAGTCCAACCACACCCGCCAGGTCGCCGCGGTCGCGGCGTCACTCGGACTCAAGGCGCGGCTGGTCCAGGAGAGCTGGGTGGACTGGCCCGACCCGGTCAACGATCGCGTCGGCAACATCCTGCTGTCGCGGATCATGGGCGCCCAGGTCGAACTGGTCGACGCCGGTTTCGGCATCGGCTTCAAGGAGAGCTGGGAGAACGCGCTGGAGGAGATCCGCTCGGCCGGCGGTGTTCCGTACGCGATCCCGGCCGGCGCCTCCGACCACCGCCTGGGCGGTCTCGGCTTCGCCAACTGGGCCGACGAGGTGCAGCGGCAGGAGGCCGAGCTCGGCATCTTCTTCGACACGGTCGTGGTCTGCTCCGTCACCGGTTCGACCCACGCCGGCATGATTGCCGGGTTCGCGGGTCAGGACCGGCCGCGCCGGGTGATCGGGATCGACGCGTCGGCCAAGATCGAGCAGACCCGCGCCCAGGTCGAGCGGATCGCCCGCGGTACGGCGGAACTGATCGGCCTCGGGCGTGACCTCCGCGACGACGAGATCACCGTGCTGGGAGGCTGGGCCGGCGAGTACTACGGGATCCCGGTCGCCTCGACGCTCGACGCGATCCGGCTCACCGGCAGCCTCGAAGGCGTCATCCTCGACCCGGTCTACGAAGGCAAATCGATGGCCGGCCTGATCGACCTGGTCAGCTCGGGCGACATCCCGCGGACGTCGAACGTCCTCTACGCCCACCTCGGTGGCCAACTCGCCCTGAATGCGTACAGCGCCCTCTTCAAATCGTGA
- a CDS encoding CsbD family protein translates to MKNAADKLKGDAKEKVGDATDNEDLQAEGRVEESKADLKQATEKAKDAFKG, encoded by the coding sequence ATGAAGAATGCTGCCGACAAGCTCAAGGGTGACGCCAAGGAGAAGGTCGGCGACGCCACGGACAACGAAGACCTGCAGGCCGAGGGCCGGGTCGAGGAAAGCAAGGCCGACCTCAAGCAGGCCACCGAGAAGGCCAAGGACGCCTTCAAGGGATGA
- a CDS encoding endo-beta-N-acetylglucosaminidase H: MSQELMRRRTLLSLLAAGTAAAATGVTSAGPAAAARPACRHAAKSGPISVAYVEVNNNSMVNVGKYTLANGGAQVFDIGVIFAANINYDGTKAYLSFNENVQRVLDNVATEVRPLQAKGIKVLLSVLGNHQGAGFANFPSQQAAEAFAQELADAVTQYGLDGIDFDDEYAEYGNNGTGQPNDSSFFYLVSALRQKLPTKLITLYDIGPSAERLAYNGQSIANTFDYAWNPYYGTWSVPRGPSDKSKLSPAAIQINATSTSTAASLATRTVNEGYGVFLTYDLGGTDSHTYISSFTNKLYNSAAVYKP; the protein is encoded by the coding sequence ATGAGTCAAGAGCTCATGCGGCGCAGGACCTTGTTGTCCCTGCTCGCGGCCGGCACCGCCGCCGCAGCGACCGGAGTGACCTCGGCCGGCCCGGCCGCCGCGGCGCGGCCCGCGTGCCGGCACGCGGCGAAGTCCGGCCCGATCTCGGTCGCCTACGTCGAGGTCAACAACAACAGCATGGTGAACGTCGGCAAGTACACACTCGCCAACGGCGGCGCCCAGGTGTTCGACATCGGGGTCATCTTCGCCGCCAACATCAACTACGACGGCACGAAGGCCTACCTGTCCTTCAACGAGAACGTCCAGCGCGTCCTCGACAACGTCGCGACCGAGGTCCGGCCGCTGCAGGCCAAGGGCATCAAGGTGCTGCTGTCCGTGCTGGGCAACCACCAGGGTGCCGGGTTCGCCAACTTCCCGTCCCAGCAGGCGGCCGAGGCGTTCGCCCAGGAGCTGGCGGACGCGGTCACGCAGTACGGGCTGGACGGGATCGACTTCGACGACGAGTACGCGGAGTACGGCAACAACGGCACCGGCCAGCCGAACGACAGCTCGTTCTTCTACCTGGTCTCGGCGTTGCGCCAGAAGCTGCCGACCAAGCTGATCACCCTGTACGACATCGGCCCGTCGGCCGAGCGGCTGGCCTACAACGGCCAGAGCATCGCCAACACCTTCGACTACGCCTGGAACCCGTACTACGGCACCTGGTCCGTACCGCGCGGTCCGAGCGACAAGTCCAAGCTCTCCCCTGCCGCCATCCAGATCAACGCGACCAGCACGTCGACCGCGGCGAGCCTGGCGACCCGCACGGTGAACGAGGGGTACGGCGTGTTCCTCACCTACGACCTCGGCGGCACCGACAGCCACACCTACATCTCGTCCTTCACCAACAAGCTCTACAACAGCGCCGCCGTCTACAAACCCTGA
- a CDS encoding RNA polymerase subunit sigma-70 produces the protein MATDLISRARAGDGEAFRRLTEPYRRELQVHCYRMLGSLQDAEDTLQDTLLAAWRGFGGYEQRASLRTWLYRIATNQCLNTRRSAARRPAKAWDVPNVEPPEPTRLGEVVWLEPIPDLLLEGPEARFEQTESISLAFVTALQTLPPRQVAVLILRDVLEFPAAEVAGMLDTTVESVKSALKRARAGLRQVHGRERPPAAGSAAENAIVARFVRAWESADLDALLTLLTDDITLAMPPIPFEYEGQDVVRRFCAGIFGAGRRFELVPTRANGQPAFGAYLRGADGVSHGTGLYVLSLAGDRISAMTRFENGVLDAFGLPRSLPSR, from the coding sequence GTGGCGACCGACCTGATTTCCAGGGCGCGCGCGGGCGACGGGGAGGCGTTCCGGCGGCTGACCGAGCCGTACCGCCGCGAGTTGCAAGTGCATTGCTACCGGATGCTCGGTTCGCTGCAGGACGCCGAGGACACCTTGCAGGACACGTTGCTCGCGGCCTGGCGCGGCTTCGGCGGGTACGAGCAGCGCGCCTCGCTGCGGACTTGGCTCTACCGGATCGCCACCAATCAGTGCCTCAATACGCGCCGGTCAGCCGCGCGCCGCCCCGCCAAGGCGTGGGACGTGCCGAACGTCGAACCGCCCGAACCGACCCGTCTGGGTGAGGTCGTCTGGCTGGAGCCGATCCCGGACCTCCTGCTCGAAGGCCCGGAGGCCCGCTTCGAGCAGACCGAGTCCATCTCGCTGGCCTTCGTGACGGCCCTCCAGACGTTGCCACCACGCCAGGTCGCCGTACTGATCCTGCGGGACGTCCTGGAATTCCCCGCGGCCGAGGTGGCCGGGATGCTGGACACGACCGTCGAGTCGGTCAAGAGCGCTCTCAAACGGGCGCGGGCGGGGCTGCGGCAGGTCCACGGTCGCGAACGGCCGCCCGCTGCCGGTTCGGCCGCTGAGAACGCGATCGTGGCGAGGTTCGTCCGGGCGTGGGAGTCAGCCGATCTGGACGCGCTGCTGACGCTGCTGACCGACGACATCACGCTGGCGATGCCGCCGATTCCCTTCGAGTACGAGGGGCAGGACGTCGTACGCCGGTTCTGCGCCGGCATCTTCGGGGCCGGCCGGAGGTTCGAGCTCGTGCCGACGCGGGCGAACGGTCAGCCTGCGTTCGGGGCGTACCTGCGCGGCGCCGACGGCGTCAGCCACGGCACCGGGCTCTACGTGCTCAGCCTGGCCGGCGACCGGATCAGTGCCATGACCCGCTTCGAGAACGGCGTCCTCGACGCGTTCGGGTTGCCGCGGTCGCTGCCGAGCCGGTGA
- a CDS encoding SecDF P1 head subdomain-containing protein, producing MSDSSQSPQYGGPQYGGPQYGGPQYAGPPPKKGRGALVLVGVLALVLVVVVAVGAVVLLRGDDHKADSASRSRPAAPESVEFRRVVKAEPGTCDAAQAGVACDSAGNRYSLGKVELDGSNVTQVKAVAGQNSDWYVNLKLDSAGARLFGDLTTDLAQKKPPQNQLAIVVRGRVVSAPTVMSAIPGGDVQIASGFSKPDAEKLAADITG from the coding sequence ATGAGTGACAGTTCGCAGTCGCCGCAGTACGGGGGTCCACAGTACGGCGGGCCGCAGTACGGCGGGCCGCAGTACGCGGGGCCTCCGCCGAAGAAGGGGCGGGGGGCGTTGGTGTTGGTGGGCGTGCTCGCGCTGGTGCTCGTGGTCGTCGTGGCGGTGGGGGCTGTGGTGCTTCTCAGAGGTGATGACCACAAGGCGGACAGTGCGTCGCGGAGCCGGCCGGCTGCGCCTGAATCGGTGGAGTTCAGGCGGGTTGTCAAAGCCGAGCCGGGCACATGTGATGCCGCGCAGGCCGGGGTGGCCTGCGATTCGGCGGGGAACCGGTACTCGCTCGGCAAGGTGGAGCTGGACGGCAGCAACGTGACCCAGGTGAAGGCGGTCGCCGGCCAGAACTCCGACTGGTACGTGAATCTGAAGCTGGACTCCGCGGGAGCCCGGTTGTTCGGCGATCTCACCACGGACCTGGCCCAGAAGAAGCCGCCGCAGAACCAGCTCGCGATCGTGGTTCGCGGTCGCGTGGTGAGCGCACCCACCGTGATGTCAGCGATTCCCGGCGGCGACGTGCAGATCGCGTCGGGCTTCAGCAAACCGGACGCCGAGAAGCTGGCCGCGGACATCACCGGCTGA
- a CDS encoding type 1 glutamine amidotransferase domain-containing protein: MADSKKVAFLVAAEGIERVELTEPWEAVSKAGHQPVLLSPKTGEVQTFDHLTAAEKRPVDQAVGDASVDDFAALVLPGGVANPDALRTDDAAVSFVKTFVDSGKPVAAICHAPWTLIEADVVQGKTVTSWPSLQTDLRNAGATWVDQELVTDGNLITSRKPDDLPAFNDALVKAIG, encoded by the coding sequence ATGGCAGACAGCAAGAAGGTCGCGTTCCTGGTGGCCGCCGAAGGGATCGAGCGGGTGGAACTCACCGAGCCCTGGGAGGCTGTCTCGAAGGCCGGTCACCAGCCGGTGCTGCTCAGCCCGAAGACCGGCGAGGTGCAGACCTTCGACCACCTGACCGCGGCCGAGAAGCGGCCGGTGGACCAGGCCGTCGGCGACGCGTCGGTCGACGACTTCGCAGCGCTGGTGCTTCCTGGCGGCGTGGCCAACCCGGACGCACTTCGCACCGATGATGCCGCGGTGAGCTTCGTGAAGACGTTCGTGGACTCGGGCAAGCCGGTGGCGGCCATCTGTCACGCGCCATGGACCTTGATCGAGGCCGACGTCGTGCAAGGCAAGACGGTCACGTCCTGGCCGAGCCTGCAGACGGACCTGCGCAACGCCGGCGCGACCTGGGTCGACCAGGAACTCGTGACCGACGGCAACCTCATCACCAGCCGCAAACCGGACGACCTGCCCGCCTTCAACGATGCCCTCGTCAAAGCCATCGGCTGA
- a CDS encoding antitoxin: MSAFDSFKDKAADAVDSQGDKIGEGVDKAGDALDEKTGGKYGDKIDQGGDMAKDRLDSLDGQDDDIQ; the protein is encoded by the coding sequence ATGAGTGCTTTCGACAGTTTCAAGGACAAGGCCGCCGACGCAGTCGACAGCCAGGGCGACAAGATCGGCGAAGGCGTGGACAAGGCCGGCGATGCGCTGGACGAGAAGACCGGCGGCAAGTACGGCGACAAGATCGACCAGGGCGGCGACATGGCGAAGGACCGCCTCGACTCCCTGGACGGCCAGGACGACGACATCCAGTAG
- a CDS encoding ABC transporter ATP-binding protein, producing MLTLLRYAVRVAPGSTVLTMGLAVLGSVLGMAVTLLTGRVVGAVPDVINDAPGAMSLAGFSWLLAGLLVVFVVDSLQPAVQQVASLTMDAAVTREIGIGITRPLLGPRRIAHLEDTEVLNVQEQAKGKGGFHLAQGLSNLPWLLASRVTLVGSAVIVGVMFSWLVAALLFAVTIFLEWFTGKMVEREIDVWWGNTEEQRRAGYVFDLGMRDAPKELRVFGLNNWLVRRYVHEWNAGLRTVWERRHQNVYWSFLTGALHLAANGFAIVLVGRAALAGDLPLTQVATTVPAILAIGVSMNGYGVAQVRRGLSAYRAMEKLPGTIAERHPEPVVTSRHRVETMPAREIRFEKVSFRYPGSGHEVLRELDLTIHAHQALALVGVNGAGKSTLVKLLGGAYRPTSGRITVDGVDLAELDLAAWQRRVAAIVQDFLRFPLSVTDNVVFGAVERADDKAALAKVAREAGIDDVVRRLPSGWETVLDKTFDGGVDLSGGEWQRVALARALFAVQAGAGVLVLDEPAAALDVRAEAELVERYLELTSGVASLIISHRFSVVRNADRICVLAGGRIVEDGTHEQLLDQDGTYAAMFRLQAERYVTATLPEDPEGIDA from the coding sequence GTGCTGACTCTGCTCCGGTATGCCGTTCGGGTAGCGCCCGGGAGCACGGTGCTGACCATGGGGTTGGCCGTGCTGGGATCAGTGCTGGGGATGGCCGTCACGTTGCTCACCGGCCGGGTCGTGGGTGCTGTGCCGGACGTGATCAACGATGCGCCCGGAGCCATGTCGCTCGCCGGGTTCAGTTGGCTGCTCGCGGGGCTGTTGGTCGTGTTCGTCGTGGACAGTCTGCAGCCCGCGGTCCAGCAGGTCGCCTCGCTCACCATGGACGCGGCGGTCACGCGGGAGATCGGCATCGGGATCACGCGGCCGCTGCTTGGTCCGCGCCGGATCGCGCACCTCGAGGACACCGAAGTACTGAATGTCCAGGAGCAGGCGAAGGGCAAGGGCGGCTTCCATCTCGCGCAGGGTCTGTCGAATCTGCCCTGGTTGCTCGCCAGCCGGGTCACGCTCGTCGGCTCGGCGGTCATCGTCGGCGTGATGTTCTCCTGGCTGGTCGCGGCGCTGCTGTTCGCGGTGACGATCTTCCTCGAGTGGTTCACCGGCAAGATGGTCGAGCGGGAGATCGACGTCTGGTGGGGCAACACCGAGGAGCAGCGCCGCGCCGGCTACGTCTTCGACCTCGGGATGCGCGACGCGCCCAAAGAGCTCCGCGTCTTCGGCCTGAACAACTGGCTCGTACGCCGGTATGTGCACGAATGGAACGCGGGCCTGCGGACCGTCTGGGAGCGCCGCCACCAGAACGTGTACTGGTCCTTCCTCACCGGCGCCCTGCATCTGGCCGCGAACGGGTTCGCGATCGTGCTGGTCGGCCGTGCCGCGCTGGCCGGCGACCTCCCGCTCACCCAGGTCGCCACGACCGTGCCGGCCATCCTCGCGATCGGTGTGTCCATGAACGGGTACGGCGTGGCCCAGGTGCGCCGCGGCCTTTCGGCGTACCGGGCGATGGAGAAGCTGCCCGGCACCATCGCCGAGCGGCACCCCGAGCCGGTCGTGACGAGCCGGCACCGGGTCGAGACCATGCCGGCGCGCGAGATCCGCTTCGAGAAGGTGAGTTTCCGGTACCCCGGTTCCGGCCACGAGGTGCTCCGGGAGCTCGACCTGACGATCCATGCGCACCAGGCGCTCGCGCTGGTCGGCGTCAACGGGGCCGGCAAGTCGACCCTGGTGAAGTTGCTCGGCGGGGCATATCGACCGACCAGCGGCCGGATCACCGTCGACGGAGTGGACCTCGCCGAGCTGGACCTGGCCGCCTGGCAACGACGCGTCGCCGCGATCGTCCAGGACTTCCTGCGCTTCCCGCTGTCGGTGACCGACAACGTCGTGTTCGGCGCGGTGGAGCGCGCTGACGACAAGGCCGCGCTCGCGAAGGTCGCGCGCGAAGCGGGCATCGACGACGTCGTACGCCGGTTGCCGAGCGGCTGGGAAACCGTGCTGGACAAGACTTTCGACGGCGGTGTCGACCTTTCCGGTGGTGAGTGGCAACGAGTCGCGCTGGCGCGAGCGCTGTTCGCCGTACAGGCCGGGGCCGGTGTGCTCGTTCTCGACGAGCCCGCTGCCGCGCTGGATGTGCGGGCCGAGGCCGAGTTGGTCGAGCGCTACCTCGAGCTGACTTCGGGTGTGGCGTCGTTGATCATCTCCCACCGGTTCTCGGTGGTGCGCAACGCCGA
- a CDS encoding pyridoxamine 5'-phosphate oxidase family protein encodes MALETSDGLGLVRKYGAADSWLAVLVTLRESGEPAVSVVNSGIVRHPVTGAEVVAFVARGNTAKTRYLRRHPQATLVFRAGWEWVSVEGEIALAGPDDPLEGLDADGLRKLLRDIYLAAGGQHDDLDEYDRVMANERRTAVLLSPRRFRTNPAGTEHQEHG; translated from the coding sequence ATGGCGTTGGAGACGAGCGATGGGCTCGGGCTGGTTCGGAAGTACGGAGCCGCGGACAGTTGGCTCGCGGTCCTGGTGACGTTGCGGGAGTCGGGCGAGCCTGCCGTCAGCGTGGTGAACAGCGGGATCGTCCGGCACCCCGTCACCGGTGCCGAGGTGGTGGCGTTTGTTGCCCGGGGCAACACAGCGAAGACGCGGTACCTGCGGAGGCATCCGCAAGCCACCTTGGTCTTCCGGGCCGGGTGGGAGTGGGTCTCGGTCGAAGGTGAGATCGCTCTCGCCGGACCGGACGACCCACTGGAAGGGCTCGACGCGGACGGCCTGCGGAAGCTGCTGCGCGACATCTACCTCGCCGCGGGCGGACAACACGACGACCTCGACGAGTACGACCGGGTGATGGCGAACGAGCGGCGTACCGCCGTACTGCTTTCTCCGCGGCGATTCCGGACGAATCCGGCCGGTACCGAGCACCAGGAGCACGGATGA
- a CDS encoding GNAT family N-acetyltransferase, with protein MGRSGPIEPPGEPLTDGAVAVRLRRESDLAAIAAASHDPESLRWLTDPPMDAEARRTSLDRNAEAWRTGQAAPMVIAAADSDEPIGIVNLQFRDDEVATIAYSVFPAHRGQGIAPRAVELVSGWALGQLRLSRLILEADEGNAASIRVAEKCGFERTGSRVEDSGATTVIFARTAS; from the coding sequence ATGGGACGATCCGGGCCGATCGAGCCGCCGGGTGAACCGTTGACGGACGGGGCGGTGGCGGTGAGGCTGCGACGCGAGTCCGACCTGGCGGCGATCGCGGCGGCCAGTCACGATCCGGAAAGCCTGCGGTGGTTGACGGATCCACCGATGGACGCCGAGGCTCGGCGGACCAGCCTGGACCGGAACGCCGAGGCATGGCGGACCGGGCAAGCGGCACCGATGGTGATCGCGGCCGCCGATTCCGACGAACCGATCGGCATCGTGAACCTGCAGTTCCGCGACGACGAGGTGGCGACGATCGCGTACAGCGTCTTCCCCGCCCATCGCGGTCAGGGCATCGCGCCACGGGCGGTCGAACTGGTGAGCGGCTGGGCCTTGGGCCAACTGCGACTCAGCCGGCTGATCCTGGAGGCGGACGAAGGAAACGCGGCGTCGATCCGGGTGGCCGAGAAGTGCGGATTCGAACGAACCGGCAGCCGCGTCGAGGACAGCGGCGCGACGACCGTGATCTTCGCCCGGACGGCTTCCTGA